A stretch of Geobacter sp. DNA encodes these proteins:
- a CDS encoding TerC family protein has translation MEWLTDPQVWLALATLTALEIVLGIDNIIFISILAGKLPAHQQEKARLTGLGLAMFIRIALLFSLTWLMGLTAPLFTVIGNEISGRDLILLSGGLFLLGKSTMEIHEKLEGKEGHSSTRAGSNFAAVIVQILLLDIVFSLDSIITALGMASKVGVMVAAVVLAVGFMMLFSGKISAFVDRHPTIKMLALSFLILIGVALIGDGLDRHLPKGYIYFAMAFSVMVEMLNLRLRQTGTPVKLHQPFTEEEENAALEKTS, from the coding sequence ATGGAGTGGTTGACTGATCCCCAGGTCTGGCTGGCGCTGGCGACACTGACGGCGCTGGAGATCGTGCTCGGCATCGACAACATCATCTTTATTTCCATCCTTGCCGGGAAGCTTCCAGCCCACCAGCAGGAAAAGGCCCGCCTGACCGGGCTCGGCCTGGCGATGTTCATCCGGATAGCCCTGCTCTTTTCCCTTACCTGGCTGATGGGTCTCACCGCCCCGCTCTTCACGGTAATCGGCAACGAGATATCGGGAAGAGACCTCATCCTTCTCTCCGGCGGGCTCTTTCTCCTGGGGAAAAGCACCATGGAGATCCACGAGAAGCTGGAGGGGAAGGAAGGGCACTCCAGTACCCGGGCAGGGTCAAACTTTGCCGCGGTCATCGTCCAGATCCTTCTCCTGGATATCGTCTTTTCCCTCGATTCCATCATCACCGCCCTGGGGATGGCCAGCAAGGTCGGGGTGATGGTCGCTGCGGTAGTCCTGGCAGTCGGCTTCATGATGCTCTTTTCCGGCAAGATCAGCGCCTTCGTGGATCGGCACCCGACCATCAAGATGCTGGCCCTTTCCTTCCTCATCCTGATCGGAGTCGCACTGATCGGCGACGGTCTGGACCGGCACCTTCCCAAAGGATATATCTACTTCGCCATGGCCTTTTCCGTCATGGTCGAGATGCTTAACCTCCGCCTTCGTCAGACCGGGACGCCGGTCAAGCTTCATCAGCCATTTACCGAAGAAGAGGAAAACGCGGCACTTGAAAAAACCAGCTGA
- a CDS encoding ribbon-helix-helix protein, CopG family, producing the protein MRYYRKKPQDESSKAQKRRRDDTALKNVVSLRISDKEKKILERITKASSKNVSEVIREALDLWMAQRQRLCLDV; encoded by the coding sequence ATGCGCTATTACAGAAAAAAACCCCAGGATGAATCGTCAAAGGCACAAAAGCGAAGACGGGACGACACTGCGTTGAAGAATGTCGTTTCGCTACGGATCAGTGATAAAGAAAAAAAGATACTTGAACGGATAACCAAGGCAAGTTCAAAGAATGTGTCGGAGGTGATCCGCGAGGCGCTGGATCTCTGGATGGCACAGCGGCAGCGACTCTGTCTCGATGTATGA
- a CDS encoding pirin family protein — translation MTRRKIGRILKSRPTIEGAGVHLKRAFGYSQVPLFDPFLMLDDFHTSNPAEYLPGFPWHPHRGIETITYVLEGLVEHGDSMGNKGVIGAGDVQWMTAGSGIIHQEMPRKSPTGTMWGFQFWANLPAAQKMMAPRYRDVKAADIPEVVMDSGVRIKIVSGRLNGTEGPVQDIVIEPEMLDVSVPPGTEFRHPVKEGHTAIAYLLAGEGYFDDCRDAFAYEMMGAGWTDVARSCICGPETVVLYERDGAEICVTAGEAGVRFLFIAGKPLHEPVAWYGPIVMNTQEELRIAFEEFEKGTFIKKR, via the coding sequence ATGACCAGGCGAAAAATCGGCAGGATCCTGAAGAGCCGGCCCACCATCGAGGGGGCCGGCGTTCATCTCAAGCGGGCATTCGGCTATTCCCAGGTGCCGCTCTTCGATCCATTCCTGATGCTGGACGATTTCCATACCTCCAACCCGGCAGAATACCTGCCCGGCTTCCCCTGGCACCCCCACCGTGGCATAGAAACCATCACCTACGTGCTTGAGGGGCTGGTCGAGCATGGCGACAGCATGGGGAACAAAGGGGTGATCGGTGCGGGTGACGTGCAGTGGATGACGGCCGGCAGCGGCATCATCCACCAGGAGATGCCGCGCAAAAGCCCGACCGGGACCATGTGGGGGTTCCAGTTCTGGGCCAACCTGCCGGCGGCGCAGAAGATGATGGCCCCGCGTTACCGGGACGTGAAGGCTGCCGATATCCCCGAAGTCGTCATGGACTCCGGCGTCAGGATCAAGATCGTCAGCGGCCGCCTGAACGGCACCGAGGGGCCGGTGCAGGACATCGTCATCGAACCGGAGATGCTCGACGTCAGCGTCCCTCCCGGCACGGAGTTCCGCCATCCGGTCAAGGAGGGGCATACGGCCATTGCCTATCTGTTGGCCGGCGAGGGGTATTTCGACGATTGCCGTGACGCCTTTGCCTATGAAATGATGGGAGCCGGCTGGACGGATGTCGCCAGGAGCTGCATCTGCGGGCCGGAAACGGTTGTCCTCTATGAGCGGGATGGGGCGGAGATCTGCGTTACCGCCGGGGAAGCGGGGGTCCGGTTTCTCTTTATCGCCGGCAAACCGCTGCACGAACCGGTTGCCTGGTACGGTCCCATTGTCATGAACACCCAGGAGGAGTTGCGGATTGCCTTCGAGGAATTCGAAAAGGGGACGTTCATCAAGAAACGGTGA
- a CDS encoding amidohydrolase family protein encodes MTTGHTDTILVNGRIATLDPVAPEASAVAIRDGRFIAVGDERKIRPFADADTITIDLKGRCVIPGLNDSHIHVIRGGLNFNMELRWDGVPSLATALEMLREQALRTPSPQWVRVIGGWTEFQFAEGRMPTLDEINAVSADTPVFVLHLYDRAFVNRAGMRVLGYTKETPNPPGGEIQRDKTGNPTGLLIARPNALILYASLARGPKLDFADQVNSTRHFMRELNRLGITSCIDAGGGFQNYPDDYRVVEHLAGKDELTLRIAYNLFTQRPHEEYDDFARWIGITEPGRGSDLYKVNGAGEMLVFSAADFEDFLEPRPDLEPGMEAELKKVVGLLVEKRWPFRLHATYDESISRFLDLFEEIDREIPFDGLRWFFDHAETISDRNMERVKSLGGGIAIQDRMAFQGEYFVSRYGAEQALRTPPIARMLNLGIPVGAGTDATRVSSYNPWVSLQWLVSGKTVGGLALYDEKNRLSRTTALRLYTEGSSWFSGDEGKKGRIAAGQLADLAVLSADYFTAPEQEIRNIEALLTIMGGKIVHASGEFAPLAPPLPPASPDWSPTRAYGGAYRHGELLKAAALQAVSPRRCSNPLHRDFRRISGKMWRGPGCDCFAF; translated from the coding sequence ATGACAACCGGACATACAGACACGATCCTGGTCAATGGCCGTATTGCAACACTCGACCCGGTCGCTCCTGAGGCGTCGGCTGTCGCAATTCGCGACGGCCGCTTCATTGCGGTTGGCGACGAGCGTAAGATAAGGCCCTTTGCAGATGCGGATACCATAACCATCGACCTCAAGGGGCGGTGCGTCATCCCTGGCCTCAATGACTCCCATATCCATGTCATCAGGGGCGGGCTCAATTTCAACATGGAGCTGCGCTGGGACGGCGTCCCGTCGCTGGCCACGGCGCTGGAGATGCTGCGAGAGCAGGCCCTGCGCACACCGTCCCCCCAGTGGGTGCGGGTCATCGGCGGCTGGACCGAATTCCAGTTCGCCGAGGGGCGGATGCCGACCCTGGATGAGATCAATGCGGTCTCTGCCGACACCCCGGTCTTTGTCCTGCACCTGTACGACCGGGCGTTCGTCAACCGGGCCGGAATGCGGGTGCTTGGCTACACGAAGGAGACCCCCAACCCTCCGGGCGGGGAGATCCAGCGCGACAAGACCGGCAATCCGACCGGACTGTTGATCGCCAGGCCCAATGCCCTGATCCTCTATGCCAGTCTGGCCAGGGGACCGAAGCTCGATTTCGCAGACCAGGTCAATTCGACCCGCCACTTCATGCGAGAATTGAACCGGCTGGGGATCACCAGCTGCATCGATGCCGGCGGAGGTTTCCAGAACTATCCCGATGATTACCGGGTCGTCGAGCATCTGGCCGGAAAGGATGAACTGACCCTGCGGATCGCCTACAACCTCTTCACCCAGCGGCCGCACGAGGAGTATGACGACTTTGCCCGCTGGATCGGTATTACCGAGCCGGGAAGAGGGAGCGATCTCTACAAGGTAAATGGCGCCGGCGAGATGCTGGTCTTCTCTGCAGCCGACTTCGAGGACTTCCTGGAGCCGCGTCCCGACCTCGAACCAGGCATGGAGGCGGAGCTGAAGAAGGTAGTCGGCCTGTTGGTGGAGAAACGCTGGCCGTTTCGCCTGCATGCCACCTACGATGAATCCATCTCCCGCTTTCTCGACCTGTTCGAGGAGATCGACCGGGAGATCCCGTTCGACGGGCTGCGCTGGTTCTTCGACCATGCCGAAACCATCTCGGACCGGAACATGGAGCGGGTAAAGAGTCTTGGCGGCGGCATAGCCATCCAGGACCGGATGGCCTTCCAGGGCGAATATTTCGTGTCTCGCTACGGCGCCGAGCAGGCATTGCGAACCCCCCCCATCGCCAGGATGCTGAACCTCGGCATTCCGGTCGGCGCCGGGACCGATGCCACCCGCGTATCCAGCTACAACCCCTGGGTTTCCCTCCAGTGGCTGGTAAGCGGCAAAACCGTGGGCGGGTTGGCGCTCTATGATGAGAAGAATCGCCTCAGCCGCACCACGGCGCTCAGGCTTTACACCGAAGGGAGCTCCTGGTTCTCCGGCGACGAGGGGAAGAAGGGGAGGATCGCGGCGGGGCAACTGGCCGACCTGGCGGTACTGTCGGCGGACTATTTCACCGCTCCCGAACAGGAGATCAGGAACATCGAGGCATTGCTGACCATCATGGGCGGGAAGATCGTGCACGCCAGCGGCGAATTCGCCCCGCTTGCGCCGCCATTGCCGCCGGCAAGCCCCGACTGGTCGCCAACAAGGGCGTATGGCGGTGCATACCGTCATGGCGAATTGCTGAAGGCCGCAGCACTGCAGGCAGTATCTCCACGCCGCTGCAGCAATCCGTTGCACCGGGATTTCCGCCGGATCTCCGGTAAAATGTGGCGAGGGCCCGGCTGCGACTGTTTTGCCTTCTGA
- a CDS encoding LysR family transcriptional regulator, with product MELRHIRYFIAAAEELNISKASRRLNVSQPAMSRLIRDLEGELGTQLFIRERFGLSLTTAGEKLLVYGRQILDICNEAKRVIGNLPEAGAALNIGFIASSLDPFLGEALRSFRELYPEMQVRIHELSPAEQAHALRKRLIDVALLGNPCGAVRDEFEVRNLFTLEEHAVLPVQHPLAGRKFIRVEELAGNDFIGYNEQSFPGRNQTIVDACMVGGFKPSFRYKADSLVEVLAMIGSGAGVCLMPADVATLPHPHAVFIPVQEKLEPVQFAAAWRRDDERIPLRHLLDCIEKPTHR from the coding sequence ATGGAACTTCGCCATATCAGATACTTCATCGCTGCTGCGGAAGAGCTCAATATCAGCAAGGCATCACGCCGGCTGAACGTCTCCCAGCCAGCCATGAGCCGCCTGATCCGCGATCTCGAAGGCGAACTGGGGACGCAGCTCTTCATCCGGGAGCGATTTGGCCTCAGCTTGACCACTGCGGGCGAAAAGCTGCTGGTGTATGGACGCCAGATCCTGGATATCTGCAACGAGGCAAAAAGGGTCATCGGGAATCTGCCCGAGGCGGGAGCCGCGTTGAATATCGGCTTCATTGCCTCGTCATTGGACCCGTTTCTAGGAGAGGCGTTGCGATCGTTCCGTGAGCTCTATCCGGAAATGCAGGTACGGATTCATGAACTATCGCCGGCAGAGCAGGCCCATGCCCTGAGGAAACGGCTGATCGACGTGGCCCTGCTCGGGAATCCCTGCGGGGCGGTACGGGATGAGTTCGAGGTGAGAAACTTGTTTACCCTGGAGGAGCATGCAGTCTTACCTGTGCAGCACCCCCTGGCAGGCAGGAAATTCATCAGGGTGGAAGAACTTGCCGGGAACGATTTCATCGGCTACAACGAGCAGAGCTTTCCCGGCAGAAACCAGACTATCGTCGACGCCTGCATGGTGGGGGGATTCAAGCCCAGTTTCCGCTACAAGGCGGACAGCCTGGTGGAGGTGCTGGCAATGATCGGTTCCGGAGCAGGGGTATGCCTGATGCCGGCCGATGTCGCCACCCTCCCCCATCCCCACGCGGTCTTTATCCCGGTGCAGGAAAAGCTCGAACCGGTCCAGTTTGCAGCTGCCTGGCGGCGCGACGACGAGCGGATTCCCCTCAGACATCTCTTGGACTGCATCGAGAAACCTACCCACCGCTGA
- a CDS encoding PAS domain S-box protein yields MSATEPCTLSSPAAQLMAIEVITELLVSTSPQKLGEVLTDHLRELSGARTVMVLAHRKRPERDSLLHVSPLRRFDLFAPAELDLFCLEHTPGELPYSPDGLPADLPLKGVLVRAGIQSVARFPLRAAGELIGMLLLFDLPGIDRIAETNQIIHLLSSPIALALKNALAFRQIEQQAKELEKRVVERTAELNTAQMLFRSAIYNSPIPIMIHDEDNRVLQLSLGWTTLSGYTLEDIPTLADWTERAYGERSESIKAYIDNLFEIDRTVDNGEWTITAKNGAKRIWHFQATPLGKVGNGKRVLLSIAVDITEQKLNEESLRKSEERHRTILRTAMDGIWLMDLQGRFLEVNETYCRMSGYSMHELLTLTVHDIEAMETRDDAAAHIQIVVEQGNDRFETRHRRKDGSVYDVEVSAQFRPVEGGQIVSFVQDISERKRAEAEKAALEGQLRQAQKMESIGRLAGGVAHDFNNMLGVILGHTEIGLLRMDPSHHLFAQLVEIRKAAERSADLTRQLLAFARKQTVTPKVIDLNETVGEMLQMLQRLIGEDITLTFRPAPDLWPVMMDPSQVDQILANLCVNARDAIEDTGRIAIVTENCSVDAAYCAHNPDAEPREYVRLAVSDDGCGMDRETQSHIFEPFYTTKEMGKGTGLGLATVYGAVRQNSGFINIYSEPGQGSTFSVYLPRHAGKIHEVQPEAASSPVQRGHETILLVEDEPAILEITSMMLEEQGYAVLAATTPGEAIQFAREHVGEINLLMTDVIMPEMNGRDLAKNLLTLYPRMKRLFMSGYTADIIAHHGVLDAGAHFIQKPFSLANMTEKVRLVLDSP; encoded by the coding sequence ATGAGTGCGACGGAACCCTGCACACTTTCCTCGCCGGCAGCCCAGTTGATGGCCATCGAGGTCATTACCGAACTTCTGGTTTCCACATCGCCGCAGAAACTGGGTGAGGTCCTGACCGATCACCTGCGCGAACTGAGCGGCGCCAGGACCGTGATGGTCCTAGCCCATCGTAAAAGGCCTGAAAGAGATAGCCTGTTGCATGTCAGTCCGCTGCGGAGATTCGATCTCTTTGCACCAGCGGAGCTCGATCTGTTTTGCCTTGAGCATACCCCTGGAGAACTGCCGTACTCTCCGGACGGACTTCCCGCAGATCTTCCCTTGAAGGGAGTGCTGGTGCGGGCAGGCATCCAGTCTGTCGCACGGTTTCCGCTGCGTGCCGCCGGCGAACTGATCGGCATGCTGCTCCTGTTTGATCTGCCGGGGATTGACCGCATCGCCGAGACAAACCAGATCATCCATCTCCTTTCATCGCCGATTGCCCTTGCCCTGAAAAACGCCCTGGCATTCCGCCAGATCGAACAGCAGGCAAAGGAACTGGAAAAGCGGGTAGTGGAGCGTACCGCCGAGCTCAACACGGCACAGATGCTCTTCAGGTCGGCCATTTACAATTCGCCGATTCCCATCATGATTCACGATGAAGACAACAGGGTTTTGCAACTCAGTCTCGGCTGGACGACCCTTTCCGGCTACACCCTGGAAGATATCCCGACGCTGGCCGATTGGACCGAACGTGCCTACGGGGAGCGGTCAGAGAGCATAAAGGCATATATCGATAACCTTTTCGAGATTGACCGGACGGTCGATAACGGGGAATGGACGATAACGGCGAAAAACGGCGCGAAAAGGATCTGGCACTTCCAGGCCACACCATTGGGAAAAGTCGGCAACGGCAAGCGCGTTCTCCTCAGCATTGCAGTCGACATCACCGAGCAGAAACTGAACGAAGAGTCTTTGCGCAAGAGTGAGGAACGGCACCGGACTATCCTGCGAACGGCCATGGACGGCATCTGGCTGATGGATTTGCAGGGGCGCTTCCTTGAGGTTAATGAGACCTATTGCCGCATGAGCGGTTACAGCATGCACGAGCTTTTGACGTTGACCGTGCATGATATCGAGGCCATGGAAACAAGAGATGACGCTGCTGCCCATATTCAAATTGTTGTCGAACAGGGCAATGATCGCTTCGAGACCAGGCACCGCCGTAAGGATGGGTCTGTGTATGACGTCGAAGTCAGTGCACAGTTCCGGCCGGTTGAGGGTGGGCAAATTGTGAGCTTTGTCCAGGATATTTCCGAGCGGAAACGTGCAGAGGCAGAGAAAGCCGCACTTGAAGGCCAGCTCAGACAGGCCCAGAAGATGGAGTCCATCGGCCGTCTGGCCGGCGGAGTGGCCCATGATTTCAACAATATGCTGGGAGTCATCCTGGGCCATACGGAAATTGGGCTCCTGAGAATGGACCCTTCCCATCACCTCTTTGCGCAACTTGTAGAAATCCGCAAGGCAGCGGAGCGTTCTGCCGACCTTACACGGCAGTTACTGGCCTTTGCCCGGAAACAGACGGTCACACCCAAGGTCATCGATCTCAACGAGACTGTTGGGGAGATGCTTCAGATGCTGCAACGGCTCATCGGAGAGGATATTACGCTCACTTTCAGGCCGGCACCCGATCTCTGGCCGGTGATGATGGACCCGTCACAGGTAGACCAGATCCTTGCCAATCTGTGCGTTAATGCCCGGGACGCCATCGAGGACACCGGCCGGATTGCCATAGTCACGGAAAACTGCAGTGTCGATGCCGCCTATTGCGCCCATAACCCGGACGCGGAGCCGCGGGAGTATGTGCGGCTTGCCGTGAGCGACGACGGCTGCGGCATGGACAGGGAGACGCAGAGCCACATATTCGAACCGTTTTACACGACCAAGGAAATGGGGAAGGGGACCGGTCTGGGGCTGGCAACAGTCTATGGTGCAGTCAGGCAGAACAGCGGTTTCATCAACATCTACAGCGAACCGGGACAGGGCTCTACCTTTTCGGTCTATCTCCCCCGCCATGCAGGGAAGATTCATGAGGTGCAGCCAGAGGCTGCTTCGTCCCCGGTTCAGCGCGGCCATGAGACCATTCTGCTGGTGGAGGACGAACCGGCCATCCTGGAAATAACTTCCATGATGTTGGAGGAGCAGGGGTATGCCGTCCTGGCGGCGACAACCCCGGGCGAGGCGATCCAGTTTGCCAGGGAACACGTCGGGGAGATCAACCTGCTCATGACCGACGTGATCATGCCGGAAATGAACGGCCGCGATCTGGCCAAAAACCTCCTTACCCTCTATCCCCGCATGAAGCGCCTCTTCATGTCAGGCTATACGGCCGACATCATAGCCCACCACGGCGTGCTGGATGCAGGGGCTCATTTCATCCAGAAACCGTTCTCGCTTGCCAACATGACGGAGAAGGTCCGCCTGGTGCTGGACAGCCCGTAA